GGGTTTCAGCTTCTGTAGGTTTAATTTGTCCTAAGCATTATGGCGATCGCTATAGATCTGATAAAGCTATTAGAGTTAGGCTTAACTAATCCTGACTCTAATTGAAATTAAGACTTTTATCGGTACTAATGCTAAAGAAGTTTCAAGGGCTTAAATCTCTATTTCCCAAATACCAAATGCCGAATCAATTGCCGAAGTTGACAGGATTAAAATTGTCGAGATTTCGGTCGGCATTTGTCAGCAGCGCAATTATTTTGGGGATGCTCTATGGAGTCAGGCAACTTGGGGGACTGCAACAATTGGAGCTACTGGTTTTTGACCAAATGATGCGATCGCGTCCAGACAAAGTAGCCGATCCGAGATTGTTACTGGTCACGATCACCGAAAGCGACATCAAACAATACAAATGGCCATTAACCGATCGCCTTGTCGCACAGACTTTATCAGAGCTAAATCGACATCAACCCGCCGCGATCGCTGTCGATCTAAATCTTCAGCGCAATATTCCCATTGAGCCAGAACGTAGCGAACTAATAGCTCAATTGCGTCGCCCCAATGTGATTGCCGCAGTTAGCAGTGGCAACAATCAGAATGAGCGCATCGATCCACCCGTTGAGTTACCCAAAGAACAGGTCGGCTTAGTCGATCTACCTGCCGACCCTGATGGATTTATGCGGCGTGTATTGCTATTTACCAATCGCGCTTCTTTATCGATTCAACTGCTCAATGCTTATTTGCGAGCAGACTGTCCCCGCGATCGCCCCCAGCGCCAAGATTTAGTTTGTCAAAATCTCAAGCCATCTTTTAATTCCCAAAAAGAATATCAATTAGGAGAAGTGACATTTCCGCTTCTCAAGTCAGATTCTGGAGCTTACCAAACGATTAATAGTGGCGGCTATCAGATTCTGATTAACTATCGTGGTTCTTCCCAATCATTGCAGCGAGTGACTCTCTCTCAAGTTCTGCAAAAGGAAGTAAATCCTGATTTGATTAAAGGGAAAATTGTGCTGATTGGTGTAAGTGCGCCCAGCCTCAAGGATGTCTTTTTAACGCCTTATAGTTCGACAGCTAAGGGAACTGTGAGAATGGCAGGAGTGGAAATTCAAGCTCACATTACCAGTCAGTTGCTTGGTGCAGTGCTAGATGGCGATCGCCTGTTTTGGTTTTGGGCAGAGTGGCAAGAGCTTTTATGGATTTTAATTTGGGCGATCGCAGGGATTAGCTTAACTTGGAACATTCGCAAACCGCTTATTTTAATCCTCAGCGAACTTCTATTTCTAGTAATCTTGTTAGGATTTAGCTATATTCTATTTCTGCAACAGGGTTGGATTCCTGTGGTAGCGCCTGCATTGGCTCTTGGATTAGCGAGTATTACCACATTGATTGATCGCCAATCTCAGCTTCAACAACAGCAACAGATGATGATGCGGCTATTGGGGCAACAGACTTCACCAGAGATTGCCAATGCCCTTTGGGAAGGACGCGATCGCCTGTTGCAGTCTGGTCGATTACCTTGGCAAAATGTGACCGCAACAGTTCTATTTACGGACATTAAGAGTTTCAGTACGATTGTGGAAGGAGAATCCCCAGAACGGGTGATGGGTTGGCTCAATGAATATCTGACGGTAATGGCGGATGTGGTGCAGTCGCATCAGGGCGTGGTGAATAAGTTTATTGGCGATAGTGTGATGGCGGTGTTTGGTGTGCCGATCGCCCTTCAGCAACAGGCGGAGATTGCCACGGATGCGAGGCGATCGGTGGCTTGTGCCTTGGCAATGCGATCGGCGCTAAGGTCATTAAATCAGAATTTTGAGCAGAGAGGATTACCCAAAATTGAGATGCGGGTGGGCATTTTTACGGGGGCGGTGATGGTGGGAAGTCTGGGTGGTAAGAGTCGTTTGGAATATGGGGTAATTGGCGATACGGTGAATATTGCGTCACGGTTGGAGTCCTGTGAGAAGGAACGTCAAGATGAAGACTGTCGCATTTTAATCGCGCAGGAGACGCTGGATTATTTGGAGAATCTTTATGAGGTAGAAAGTTGGGGAGCAATATTTTTAAAGGGAAGGGCGCAGTCAGTGGAGGTGTATCGCGTAATTGGTCACAGATAGGGGTTGTGGCGAAAATTGTATTTCATCGTAAAATCTTGTAAATTACATCGCTTGTTTGTGCTGGATTACACCCCATAAATTCATGAAAATTCTTAGTCAGACTAGGTTTCTTAGGACAATGGTATTGATGGCTTGTGCGATCGCGGCAATGCCAAGCCAGTCAATCACAGCACAAACTATCCCCACTTACGATCCACCGCCACCAACTGATCCGACCATACGCGGCGGCGGTAATTGTTCTACGTTTGTGCCTGAGTTGTTGTCGCCTTTGTCCAAGAAAGCGATCACTATGGCTGTCTATCCGACATTTTTGTTTCTTGTGCCAACCACAACAGCGCGTCAGGTGCAGTTTTCCATTCGCGATCGTAGCAAGTCAATTTATCGCCAGACTTTTAGTTTGTCAGGTCAGGCAGGGATTTTGCGCGTGGCATTACCAAATGCACCTATCATCAAAGAGCTTTCTACGGAGAAAAGTTACAAGTGGGAATTCAGTATCATTTGCGATCCTGTAAATCGCCACTTTGATGATTTTGTGGTGGGTGATTTGCAAAGGGTGGCGCTGGTTGAAGCGAAGTCTCAATCGCAATTAGCTTTGTGGGAGCGCTATCGAGCGTTTGAATATGATGCTTTGATGGTCTTAGATTTGTTGCGCCGAAGTAACCCCAAGGATCGCCTAATTCAGTCTGAATGGGAGTCGTGGTTAATGCGCTACAAGTTCGGAGACTTGAAGGAATTGCCAGCGATTAAATGAAGTCATAATAATCATGATCGACAATATCTGTAAGTTCTTAGCCGAAACCTTCCCCACTGATTTTGCCAGTTGGCTTTTAGGGGAAGCGATCGCCCTGACCACCCTCAAACCCTCTGAACTCTCGATTGAGCCGATTCGCGCTGACTCGGTAATATTCCTCCAGTCATCAAAAATTATTCTCCACATTGAGTTTCAGACAGAGGCAAATAAAAATATTCCTTTCCGTATGGCAGATTATCGACTGCGGCTGTATCGGCAATTTGCAGACACAGAGATATATCAAGTCGTCATTTACCTCACTCCCAGCCAATCGCCCTTCGTATATGAAAATACGTTTAATGCTGGGGAGCTAAATCATAAATTTAATGTGATTAGACTCTGGGAACAGCCCACGGAGATATTTCAAAAATATCGAGGATTATTACCATTTGCAACGCTGTCACAAACGGACAACCCTGAAGAAACGTTAAGACAAGTTGCCAAGCAAATCGAAAATATTGCCGATAAGCGGGTGCAAAGTAACGTAGCTGCATCGACCGCTATAATATCAGGCATAGCCCTGAACCAAGAAATCATCCAAAGATTACTAAGGAGCGAAATCATGAAAGAATCAGTTATCTATCAAGCAATTTTGCGGGAAGGCAAGGCTGAAGGTATTGCTGAAGGTATTGCTGAAGGCATCGCAGAAGGTAAGGCTAAAGGCATTGCTGAAACTACTAATCAACTTGCTTTAAATATGCTGAAGTCTAATATTGCTATAGATTTGGTTGTGCAAATTACTGGATTAAGTCTAAAGCAAGTGCAAAAGTTGCAAAAAACTAGCACTAAACCGCCAAAAGCCTCAAAGTCACCAAAGCGATTATCGCCGCGTTAATGTCATAAATTATTGCGCCCCTATAAACACAAATTTGTAGGGGTTTAGCATTTGCGCCAATATTTTTATACTCCCCACCACAATCTTGAAACGCAAATGCTAAACCCTCTATGCTTTCACCGATCGCTTGTCCCTGCGTTGTGAGGTTAGGGCAAAGCATTCCCAAATTGGAATTGCCTGAAAAATTATAGATTTCTGTGGGAATGCTTTGCCCCTACAAGGACGATCTGTGTATTTTGAAGAGTTAATATGACGCAAATTATTTTAGCGCGATCGCTCTGTGGGTCGGGAGGTTGAGTTTGTAACATGATCGACAATATCTGTAAGTTCTTAGCCGAAACCTTCCCCACCGATTTTGCCAGTTGGCTTTTAGGGGAAGCGATCGCCCTGACTACACTCAAACCCTCTGAACTCTCAGTTGAGCCAATTCGCGCTGACTCGGTAATATTCCTCCAGTCATCAAAAATCATTCTCCACATCGAGTTTCAGACCGAGGCGAATAAAAACATTCCTTTCCGTATGGCAGATTATCGATTGCGGCTGTATCGGCAATTTGCAGACACAGAGATATATCAAGTAGTCATTTACCTCACTCCCAGCCAATCGCCCTTCGTATATGAAAATACTTTCAATGCTGGGGAGCTAAATCATAAATTTAATGTGATTAGACTCTGGGAACAGCCTACGGAAATATTTCAAAAATATCGAGGGCTATTACCTTTTGCAACGCTGTCACAAACCGATAACCCTGAAGAAACGTTAAGACAAGTTGCCAAGCAAATCGAAAATATTACCGATAAACAGGTGCAAAGTAACGTAGCTGCATCGACCGCTATAATATCAGGCATAGCCCTGAGCCAAGAAATCATCCAAAGATTACTAAGGAGCGAAATCATGAAAGAATCAGTTATTTATCAAGCAATCCTGCGGGAAGGTATGGCTGAAGGCATCGCTGAAGGCGAAGCTAAAGGTAAGGCTGAAACTACTAAGCAGCTTGCCTTAAATATGTTGCGCTCTAATATAGCTGTAGATTTGGTTGTGCAAATTACTGGATTAAGTCTCAAGCAAGTCCAAAAGTTGCAAAAAACTAGCACTAAGCCGCCAAAAGCCTCAAAGTCACCAAAGCGATTATCGCCGCGTTGATGTCATAAATTATTGCGCCCCTATAAACACAAATTTGTAGGGGTTTAGCATTTGCGCCAATATTTTTATACTCCCCACCACAATCTTGAAATGCAAATGCTAAACCCTTTGTGCTTTTACCGATAATTTGTCTCTGCGTTGTGAGGTTAGGGCAAAGCATTCCCAAATTGGAATTGCCTGAAAAATTATAGATTTCTGTGGGAATGCTTTGCCCCTGAAGGGATCATCTGTGTAGAGGCTAAGATCCCCGACTTTTTCTTTGCTATCAATAGGGATTTGCAAGTTCACAAAAAAAGTCGGGGATCTGTTTAGATTGGTCAGCCTAAAAAATTTGTAAATGCCCAGATCCCCGACTTTTTCTAAGCAAGCAATGACAATTTGCCAGTTCACAAAAAAAGTCGGGGATCTTAATCTGTACCTTTAAATCGAATTAACGTTCAATCAATGGAGATGATGAAATGATGCGTAAAGTTGGTGTGGCGGTGAGTCGGTTTGGATTGATTTTGATGTTGGGAATGTTTGGTGTTCATTTGGTTGCGCCGAGTTTTAGTCAATCAAATTCTGCTGCTTCGGAGCAGGCAGCAGAGGTGAAAGAACTTGAGAAACTAATTCAACAGATGTTTCAACTCCGCAATGAGGGAAAATACCAAGATGCCATTCCACTAGCACAAAAGATTCTAACGATCTTTGAAAAAGCATTAGGCGGCGACCATCCCATTGTCGCCACTAGCCTCAATAATCTCGCAGGTTTATATTATTCACAGAGAAACTACCCAGCCGCCGAACCACTTTATAAACGTTCCCTCGCAATTAGAGAAAAAGCATTAGGAGCCGACCATCCCGATGTCGCCTCCAGTCTCAATAATCTCGCAGCTTTATATGAGTCACAGGGGAACTACCCAGCCGCCGAACCACTTTATAAACGTTCCCTCGCAATTAGAGAAAAAGCATTAGGAGCCGACCATCCCGATGTCGCCTCCAGTCTCAATAATCTCGCAGCTTTATATGAGTCACAGGGGAACTACTCGTGCCGCCGAACCACTTTATAAACGTTCCCTCGCAATTTGGGAAAAAGCATTAGGAGCCAATCACCCCTCTGTCGCCACTAGCCTCAATAATCTCGCATTGTTGTATAGGTCACAGGGGAACTACACAGCCGCCGAACCACTTTATAAACGTTCCCTCGCAATTAGAGAAAAAGCATTAGGAGCCGACCATCCCGATGTCGCCTCCAGTCTCAATAATCTCGCAGCTTTATATGAGTCACAGGGGAACTACTCGGCCGCCGAACCACTTTTGAAACGTTCCCTCGCAATTAGAGAAAAAGCATTAGGAGCCGACCATCCCGATGTCGCCTCCAGTCTCAATAATCTCGCAGCT
This genomic stretch from Pseudanabaena galeata CCNP1313 harbors:
- a CDS encoding DUF928 domain-containing protein produces the protein MKILSQTRFLRTMVLMACAIAAMPSQSITAQTIPTYDPPPPTDPTIRGGGNCSTFVPELLSPLSKKAITMAVYPTFLFLVPTTTARQVQFSIRDRSKSIYRQTFSLSGQAGILRVALPNAPIIKELSTEKSYKWEFSIICDPVNRHFDDFVVGDLQRVALVEAKSQSQLALWERYRAFEYDALMVLDLLRRSNPKDRLIQSEWESWLMRYKFGDLKELPAIK
- a CDS encoding CHASE2 domain-containing protein, encoding MLKKFQGLKSLFPKYQMPNQLPKLTGLKLSRFRSAFVSSAIILGMLYGVRQLGGLQQLELLVFDQMMRSRPDKVADPRLLLVTITESDIKQYKWPLTDRLVAQTLSELNRHQPAAIAVDLNLQRNIPIEPERSELIAQLRRPNVIAAVSSGNNQNERIDPPVELPKEQVGLVDLPADPDGFMRRVLLFTNRASLSIQLLNAYLRADCPRDRPQRQDLVCQNLKPSFNSQKEYQLGEVTFPLLKSDSGAYQTINSGGYQILINYRGSSQSLQRVTLSQVLQKEVNPDLIKGKIVLIGVSAPSLKDVFLTPYSSTAKGTVRMAGVEIQAHITSQLLGAVLDGDRLFWFWAEWQELLWILIWAIAGISLTWNIRKPLILILSELLFLVILLGFSYILFLQQGWIPVVAPALALGLASITTLIDRQSQLQQQQQMMMRLLGQQTSPEIANALWEGRDRLLQSGRLPWQNVTATVLFTDIKSFSTIVEGESPERVMGWLNEYLTVMADVVQSHQGVVNKFIGDSVMAVFGVPIALQQQAEIATDARRSVACALAMRSALRSLNQNFEQRGLPKIEMRVGIFTGAVMVGSLGGKSRLEYGVIGDTVNIASRLESCEKERQDEDCRILIAQETLDYLENLYEVESWGAIFLKGRAQSVEVYRVIGHR
- a CDS encoding tetratricopeptide repeat protein, with the translated sequence MMRKVGVAVSRFGLILMLGMFGVHLVAPSFSQSNSAASEQAAEVKELEKLIQQMFQLRNEGKYQDAIPLAQKILTIFEKALGGDHPIVATSLNNLAGLYYSQRNYPAAEPLYKRSLAIREKALGADHPDVASSLNNLAALYESQGNYPAAEPLYKRSLAIREKALGADHPDVASSLNNLAALYESQGNYSCRRTTL
- a CDS encoding Rpn family recombination-promoting nuclease/putative transposase; translation: MIDNICKFLAETFPTDFASWLLGEAIALTTLKPSELSIEPIRADSVIFLQSSKIILHIEFQTEANKNIPFRMADYRLRLYRQFADTEIYQVVIYLTPSQSPFVYENTFNAGELNHKFNVIRLWEQPTEIFQKYRGLLPFATLSQTDNPEETLRQVAKQIENIADKRVQSNVAASTAIISGIALNQEIIQRLLRSEIMKESVIYQAILREGKAEGIAEGIAEGIAEGKAKGIAETTNQLALNMLKSNIAIDLVVQITGLSLKQVQKLQKTSTKPPKASKSPKRLSPR
- a CDS encoding Rpn family recombination-promoting nuclease/putative transposase, whose amino-acid sequence is MIDNICKFLAETFPTDFASWLLGEAIALTTLKPSELSVEPIRADSVIFLQSSKIILHIEFQTEANKNIPFRMADYRLRLYRQFADTEIYQVVIYLTPSQSPFVYENTFNAGELNHKFNVIRLWEQPTEIFQKYRGLLPFATLSQTDNPEETLRQVAKQIENITDKQVQSNVAASTAIISGIALSQEIIQRLLRSEIMKESVIYQAILREGMAEGIAEGEAKGKAETTKQLALNMLRSNIAVDLVVQITGLSLKQVQKLQKTSTKPPKASKSPKRLSPR